The Ornithodoros turicata isolate Travis chromosome 7, ASM3712646v1, whole genome shotgun sequence genome includes a region encoding these proteins:
- the LOC135401423 gene encoding DNA polymerase theta-like isoform X3: MCAIDMKPLHETWRTKKYARDKKKNAVLGASNNFVQASRKTITHTACETPELSLGASFQKDGLDSDILAAIENMERSFQASDQRPPTAQMCKTSLHGTSTPNGQSSMEKSPHVCLSPIAPSQQPPLGTQNNASPAITATPDPHLLRNWGLPHEIVSVYEKHGLVQMFPWQVQCLTLEGVLSNGANLVYSAPTSAGKTLVAEILMLKRVLETRTKALIVLPFVSVAREKMHSLQALFRNAGLKVGGYMGNHRPTGGFAAVDVAVCTIEKANSLINRLVEEGALKLLGTVVIDELHMVGDASRGYLLELLLTKIMYMQKRGKSQDKKIQVIGMSATLPNLQSLARWLDAALLSTDFRPVPLKEMFKVGPDILIGSSLEHVRSLVGVPEASLPNDPEQLMYLCLETLMSGHALLVFCPTKKWCESLANTLARCIFDLGRQVGRGMLPPAHERMGEKLRELLDSGKISDVLDQLRQTPAGLDSALSCTVPYGVAFHHAGLTMDERDVIEGAFRRGVLKVIVATSTLSSGVNLPARRVIIRTPRFHGAPIDMLTYKQMVGRAGRKGIDTEGESILMCKESERSMAEQISHSELKPIGSCLGRGGGGLSSSLKRAILEVIASGVATSTEDLFCYTRCTLLHAVMKGQKASPSCEVAESEKAEPIHECVQFLVDNEFIHLQGEDDNRRYAPTQLGRAVLASSLSPDEGLCVLRELQQARQSFVLENDLHLIYQVTPITLSAQLNDVDWTHYLELWERLPPDKRRVADLVGIEERFLVKAARGRGTSLGPRQARAMAVHLRFYVALALEELVQEVPLPVVAAKYGCPKGLLQSLQQSAATYAGMVSVFCKRLGWHNMELLVSQFQSRLHFGVQPELCELLHLPSLDGRLARQLYDMGQTDPATLAQLEPQDLELLLKNAGPFQSAKHSEEDIKVQGQKTPRRRVWLVGHAGLTELEAAHVIVKEARAFVEETLGAKVNWAKCAEVNQSEPSKQPKEVPDIGITALEGKADVQNVIAEVTGVEGRSHIKSGVSKKSAQQNSQNSSAVHPSSAVECARKNEENVEEHNREPFPQSQGEHHLREGAIEDSHPVCVEPTNRDKSVVQERSSKGCSSAEDQTREKQEEDSVSDIGLDSVQWLCFSSEDSICRDSPFNEKKVPKRGDVTVTRSTCSSQQLKHSSKISQTNTRGNANKEPTQRTSVSASPFLQNTCLSTRASGKAQPYPEDIRGQGPVAADDEAYAMSETLFLDTQTVMALDGACTVGMLKENKPLEDCAVKRTPNVTGTQNRQSMNTRPCLQDTAKQAFQVIPESEDLFSSPVTEFPARQSLPSLTESEKELFSASSSPFSLQSPEKCAKDDVQYTPKEQHDASQPRTPLVLRLSPFSSGSCSSKRSSSPETSQEKSPKLLRLSSDCEIFTPDNSGTDICSPPALHTSDVSSPGHSVSLQILLEKFCVVNVASDNHALNSFTKECRRRSYFALWLVLEEYKKQPSNSEGIGPRKSMRMKAKENCAPAPLVFDGKELVAVVVFWGGYKAHYLKLKQSNCNMKTCPVSTTEPGVQQAEVLQVVDSLIRAGATIGVYDALRTFKILNAGCGVQFDVGCKWEDPKVAHWLLDTSETQPHFSALAKKWTPHLLSFLSGSPCSCLQAAKASVALYYIGHATKAALRDANLYRLYEEMEMPILVPLAKMDLNGLGFCEKRGERARAGLQGALDSLAAEVHKLYGQKFQISSSKATTKALHKVLDPLLKFNEDLRKIMSTENNITSKDVLLQLAAFHSLPKKIVDWRKINSILSRNLNPVLRNKAFSEPLSMYRVYTTSNTFVATGRVSLHEPNLQAIARDFEASMDAPTILCLRDAFIPFAGSVLLSADYSQLELRLLAHFSRDKSLCSVFRKGGDVFKDMAARLKSMDVAQVTDPLRQQAKQVCYGIVYGRGCSSLAEELGMDRVDAEKLVADFRRTFPGAYSYTEKVKEQCRSCGYVTTLRGRRRLLPEILSTDASSRSHAERQAVNTTIQGSAADLLKTAILAIDRELQRVFSECTRTHRTKGSASVLPTSGAFPVLQLHDELIYEVCLKDLRQVARIVKTKMEAAAQLLVPLVVKTKTGLSWGSLRDYEF, translated from the exons ATGTGCGCTATAGACATGAAACCTTTGCATGAAACGTGGAGGACAAAAAAATATGCTAGggacaaaaaaaagaacgcaGTTCTCGGTGCCAGTAACAACTTTGTTCAGGCGTCGCGGAAAACGATCACCCACACTGCTTGTGAAAC ACCAGAACTTTCATTGGGCGCAAGTTTTCAGAAGGATGGACTCGACAGTGACATTTTGGCTGCCATTGAGAACATGGAACGGAGCTTTCAGGCTTCAGATCAAAGACCCCCTACTGCTCAAATGTGTAAAACAAGTCTTCATGGCACATCAACGCCCAATGGGCAATCAAGCATGGAAAAATCGCCACATGTTTGCCTGTCGCCAATTGCACCATCCCAGCAGCCACCCT TAGGTACTCAGAACAATGCGAGTCCTGCAATAACGGCAACACCGGACCCTCATCTGCTCCGCAACTGGGGCTTACCTCATGAAATTGTCTCTGTGTATGAGAAGCACGGCCTTGTGCAGATGTTTCCGTGGCAAGTGCAGTGCCTTACTCTGGAAGGTGTGCTTAGCAATGGAGCGAACCTGGTTTATTCTGCACCAACTAGTGCAGGGAAAACATTGGTAGCAGAAATCCTGATGCTGAAGAGGGTTCTGGAGACACGGACAAAGGCCCTCATTGTATTACCATTTGTGTCGGTTGCTAGAGAAAAAATGCATTCATTGCAA GCACTCTTCAGAAATGCAGGATTGAAAGTGGGAGGCTACATGGGTAACCATCGTCCTACAGGCGGCTTCGCTGCTGTTGATGTTGCCGTTTGCACCATAGAGAAAGCTAATAGCCTCATCAATcgtctcgtggaagaaggcgCACTTAAACTTTTAG GCACAGTTGTTATAGACGAGTTACACATGGTGGGAGATGCCAGCCGAGGGTACCTTCTGGAGTTGCTGCTTACAAAAATAATGTACATGCAAAAAAG ggggaaatcgcaagACAAGAAAATACAAGTTATCGGCATGAGTGCCACTCTTCCCAATCTTCAATCCCTAGCCCGCTGGCTGGACGCGGCTTTGCTGAGCACGGATTTTCGGCCTGTTCCTCTTAAGGAGATGTTCAAAGTGGGACCGGACATTCTTATTGGGTCTTCACTGGAGCATGTGAGGTCTTTGGTTGGCGTCCCAGAAGCTTCGCTGCCAAACGACCCCGAGCAGCTAATGTACTTATGTCTGGAGACCCTGATGTCCGGGCACGCATTACTAGTCTTCTGCCCAACCAAAAAGTGGTGCGAGTCCCTGGCAAACACGCTGGCTCGGTGCATTTTTGATCTGGGCCGTCAAGTGGGACGAG GCATGCTGCCCCCAGCACACGAACGAATGGGCGAGAAGCTCCGCGAACTGCTTGATAGCGGTAAAATATCGGACGTGCTCGACCAACTACGTCAGACGCCTGCTGGACTTGATTCAGCACTTTCGTGCACAGTTCCCTATGGTGTAGCATTCCATCATGCTG GTCTCACAATGGACGAGCGTGACGTAATTGAGGGGGCCTTTCGGCGCGGTGTCCTCAAGGTGATCGTGGCAACATCAACACTATCATCCGGTGTAAACCTTCCAGCACGGAGAGTGATTATAAGGACACCAAGGTTTCATGGTGCTCCGATTGACATGCTTACTTACAAACAAATGGTGGGGCGTGCCGGCCGTAAAGGGATTGATACTGAGG GTGAAAGCATCTTGATGTGCAAGGAATCAGAGAGAAGTATGGCAGAGCAGATAAGCCACTCCGAGTTGAAACCAATTGGCTCGTGTCTTGGAAGGGGTGGTGGTGGCCTAAGTTCAAGTTTGAAAAGAGCCATTTTAGAG GTAATTGCAAGCGGAGTAGCGACATCCACGGAAGATCTTTTCTGCTACACACGCTGCACTTTGCTGCATGCAGTCATGAAAGGGCAGAAGGCCAGTCCTTCTTGTGAAGTGGCTGAAAGCGAAAAGGCTGAACCTATACATGAATGTGTTCAGTTCTTGGTTGACAATGAATTCATTCACCTTCAAG GTGAAGATGACAACAGGCGATACGCTCCTACTCAACTCGGAAGAGCTGTGTTAGCTTCTTCCCTCTCTCCTGACGAGGGACTGTGCGTCTTGCGAGAGTTACAGCAAGCTCGGCAGAGCTTTGTCCTTGAAAATGACCTCCACCTTATCTATCAAGTTACCCCCATTACTCTCAGCGCTCAG CTGAACGACGTTGATTGGACGCATTACCTGGAGCTTTGGGAGCGCCTTCCCCCAGACAAGCGTCGGGTGGCTGACTTAGTTGGGATCGAGGAGCGTTTCCTGGTGAAAGCTGCAAGGGGAAGGGGAACATCATTGGGTCCCCGTCAAGCCAGAGCCATGGCAGTGCATTTGCGCTTTTACGTGGCTCTGGCACTGGAAGAGCTGGTGCAAGAGGTGCCTCTTCCAGTCGTAGCTGCGAAATACGGCTGTCCTAAGGGACTGCTCCAGTCTTTGCAGCAGAGTGCTGCTACCTATGCTG GAATGGTGAGCGTGTTTTGCAAACGTTTGGGATGGCACAACATGGAACTGCTGGTGTCCCAGTTCCAATCCCGGTTGCACTTTGGAGTCCAACCTGAGCTCTGCGAATTGCTTCACCTTCCAAGCCTAGATGGACGCCTTGCTCGCCAACTTTATGACATGGGACAAACAGATCCTGCCACACTAGCACAGCTGGAGCCTCAAGACCTGGAACTGTTGCTGAAAAATGCTGGGCCCTTTCAGAG TGCAAAGCATTCAGAAGAGGACATCAAAGTACAAGGGCAGAAGACGCCTCGCAGGCGTGTTTGGTTAGTGGGGCATGCAGGTCTGACCGAGCTTGAAGCAGCTCACGTCATAGTGAAGGAGGCAAGAGCATTCGTCGAGGAAACTCTGGGAGCCAAAGTAAACTGGGCAAAGTGCGCTGAAGTGAATCAAAGTGAACCCTCAAAACAGCCAAAGGAGGTCCCAGATATAGGAATTACTGCACTGGAGGGAAAGGCAGATGTACAGAATGTCATTGCTGAGGTCACTGGTGTTGAGGGCAGAAGTCACATAAAATCGGGAGTCTCAAAAAAATCTGCGCAGCAAAATAGTCAAAACTCGTCAGCAGTCCATCCTTCTAGTGCAGTCGAATGCGCTCGCAAAAATGAAGAGAATGTTGAAGAGCACAACAGGGAGCCATTCCCACAATCACAAGGCGAACATCACCTGCGTGAAGGTGCTATAGAAGACTCACATCCTGTTTGTGTGGAACCAACTAACAGAGACAAAAGTGTAGTTCAGGAGCGCAGTTCAAAAGGATGTTCGTCTGCTGAAGACCAAACGCGCGAGAAACAAGAAGAAGATAGCGTAAGTGATATTGGTCTTGACTCAGTTCAGTGGCTTTGTTTCTCATCAGAAGACAGCATATGCAGAGACAGCCCATTTAACGAGAAGAAAGTGCCGAAGCGTGGCGATGTAACAGTAACAAGGAGTACGTGTAGCAGCCAACAACTGAAGCACTCTTCAAAGATATCCCAAACAAACACTCGAGGGAATGCGAATAAGGAGCCAACACAGAGGACATCTGTATCTGCGAGTCCGTTTCTTCAAAATACGTGTCTATCTACCAGAGCTAGTGGGAAAGCTCAGCCTTATCCTGAGGATATACGCGGACAAGGACCGGTGGCTGCTGATGATGAGGCATATGCAATGAGTGAAACACTCTTCCTTGACACTCAGACGGTAATGGCATTAGATGGCGCCTGTACTGTGGGTATGCTAAAGGAGAACAAGCCACTTGAAGATTGTGCAGTAAAGAGAACACCAAATGTGACAGGCACTCAAAACAGACAGTCCATGAACACCCGACCATGTCTACAAGATACGGCAAAACAGGCTTTTCAGGTTATACCTGAGAGCGAGGACCTTTTCTCATCGCCGGTGACTGAGTTTCCAGCAAGACAGAGTTTGCCGTCACTCACAGAATCTGAGAAGGAGCTTTTCTCAGCATCCTCATCTCCATTCAGCCTGCAATCCCccgaaaaatgtgcaaaagatgACGTACAATATACACCAAAAGAACAGCACGACGCATCTCAGCCAAGGACTCCACTTGTGCTGCGTCTATCCCCGTTTTCTTCGGGGAGCTGCAGTTCAAAGAGGTCTTCATCGCCGGAAACATCTcaagaaaaatcgccaaagctGCTCAGACTAAGTTCAGACTGCGAGATATTTACGCCAGATAACAGCGGCACCGATATCTGTTCACCACCAGCTCTTCACACATCGGATGTGTCTAGTCCAGGTCATAGTGTTTCACTGCAGATACTCTTGGAGAAATTTTGTGTCGTGAATGTCGCAAGCGACAATCACGCGCTCAACAGCTTTACAAAGGAGTGCAGGCGCAGGTCGTATTTTGCTCTCTGGCTCGTGTTAGAAGAGTACAAGAAACAGCCCTCCAATAGCGAAGGTATTGGACCCCGAAAAAGTATGAGGATGAAAGCGAAGGAGAACTGTGCTCCTGCACCTCTTGTTTTTGACGGGAAAGAACTTGTTGCAGTGGTTGTGTTCTGGGGTGGATACAAAGCTCACTACCTGAAACTCAAACAATCAAATT GCAACATGAAGACTTGTCCCGTGAGCACAACTGAACCAGGTGTTCAGCAAGCCGAGGTTCTCCAGGTTGTTGACAGCTTGATAAGGGCAGGGGCAACCATTGGTGTATATGACGCGTTGAGAACGTTCAAAATACTGAATGCGGGATGTGGCGTTCAGTTTGATGTGGGTTGTAAATGGGAAGATCCAAAAGTGGCACACTGGCTTCTGGATACATCAGAGACACAACCCCATTTCAGTGCACTTGCTAAGAAGTGGACTCCACATTTGCTATCTTTCCTCAGTG GCAGTCCCTGCTCCTGCTTGCAAGCAGCGAAAGCAAGTGTCGCCCTCTATTACATCGGCCACGCAACTAAGGCTGCTTTACGTGATGCCAATCTGTACAGGTTATACGAAG AAATGGAAATGCCCATTCTTGTGCCCCTTGCAAAGATGGACTTGAATGGGCTCGGATTCTGTGAGAAACGAGGCGAGAGAGCTCGAGCTGGTCTACAAGGAGCACTTGACTCTCTGGCTGCCGAAGTGCACAAGCTGTACGGACAAAAGTTTCAGATATCGTCGTCTAAGGCAACCACAAAGGCTCTGCATAAAGTACTGGATCCTCTCCTCAAGTTTAATGAGGATTTGAGGAAGATCATGAGCACTGAGAACAACATAACCAGCAAAGACGTGCTGCTACAGCTTGCAGCTTTTCACTCACTGCCAAAGAAAATTGTCGATTGGAGGAAGATCAATTCCATTCTTAGCCGG AACTTGAACCCGGTGCTTCGTAACAAGGCCTTCTCTGAGCCACTGTCCATGTACCGTGTGTACACAACCAGCAACACATTCGTTGCAACTGGTCGTGTCAGTCTACACGAACCCAACTTGCAAGCCATAGCACGTGACTTCGAAGCGAGCATGGACGCACCCACGATACTGTGTCTTCGAGACGCCTTTATTCCTTTTGCTG GTTCGGTGCTGCTGTCTGCAGACTACTCGCAGTTGGAGCTACGGCTTCTGGCTCACTTCTCacgggacaaaagtttatgctCTGTCTTCAGGAAAGGAGGCGACGTCTTCAAAGACATGGCCGCACGCTTGAAGAGCATGGATGTAGCGCAAGTGACTGACCCTCTTCGGCAACAAGCCAAACAG GTGTGTTACGGAATAGTGTACGGAAGAGGGTGCAGCTCGCTTGCAGAGGAACTCGGAATGGACAGAGTCgatgcagagaagctggttgccGATTTCCGCCGCACCTTTCCTG GTGCATACAGTTACACAGAGAAAGTAAAAGAGCAGTGTCGATCGTGTGGTTACGTGACAACCTTGCGTGGAAGACGGAGGTTGTTGCCCGAGATTCTGAGTACGGACGCATCGAGCAGGTCTCATGCGGAACGTCAAGCTGTCAATACCACCATCCAAGGTTCGGCGGCAGACCTCCTCAAGACTGCAATTTTGGCCATCGACAGAGAACTACAGCGTGTTTTCTCAGAATGCACTCGCACACACCGAACAAAAG GGTCTGCGTCTGTGCTGCCGACGTCCGGAGCATTCCCGGTGCTTCAGCTTCACGACGAGCTCATTTATGAGGTTTGCCTCAAAGACCTTCGTCAGGTGGCTAGAATAGTTAAGACCAAGATGGAAGCAGCAGCACAACTTTTGGTACCTCTTGTGGTGAAGACAAAGACAGGCCTTTCGTGGGGCAGTCTGCGAGATTACGAATTTTGA